The genome window GCCGACGGTTTCGGGGTTCCACTGGTGGTGGATCCCCTGCTTGCGGTGATTGAACTCGCCGGAGCGCTCGAGCGTCGACTCCTCGTCGGTCTCGAACGCGACGGCGTGACGTTCGCGGAGGTCGGACTCGAGTTCCGCGAGGCCGATCCCCTCGGTTCGGTTCTCGGTGCCCTCGAAGTAGTCGGCGACGAGCCCCGAGTCGAGGCCGACGGCCTCGAAAATCTGGGCGCCCTGGTAGCTCTCGACCGTCGAGATGCCCATCTTGGCCATGATTTTGAGGAGGCCGTCCTCGACCGCCCCGACGTAAGCGTCGATCGCCACTTCGGTGTCGGCCCCCTGTGGGCCGGCGGTCAGGTCCTCGATCGTCTGGTAGGCGAGATACGGGTTGACCGCGCCCGCGCCGTAGCCGACCAGCGTGGCAAAATGGTGGACGGTCCGGGGGTCGGCGGACTCGACGACGAGCCCGACGTGATTTCGGAGGCCGTTACGGACGAGGTGGTGGTGGACGGCACCGGTCGCGAGCAGACTTGGGATCGCAACGCGGTCGACACCGACACGCCGGTCCGAGAGGACGATGATTTCGTGTCCGTCTTCGTCGATCGCTTCGACGACGTCCTCGCGGACGCGTTCGATCGCGGCCTCGAGATCCGGCCCCGGCTCCTCGCTCGTCGGCTCGTAGGTGACGTCGACGGTTGCGGCAGTCATACCGTTGGCGTCGCTGTCCCGGATCGCCTCGAGTTCGGCGTCCGTGAGGATCGGCGAGTCGAGAACGAGCTGTCGGGCGTGTGCTGGCGACTCGTCGAGTAAGTTCCGCTGGAAGCCGAGTCGGGACTCGAGACTCGTCACGAGTTCCTCGCGGATGTAATCGAGCGGCGGGTTCGTCACCTGGGCGAACAGCTGTTTGAAGTACGAAAACAGCGGCCGGTTGTACTCGGTTAACACCGACAGCGGCGTGTCGTCGCCCATCGAGCCGACGGGGTCCTTGCCCTTCTGGGTCATCGGCTCGATCATGTTCTCGAGTTCGTCGTGCGTGTATCCGAACGCAGCCTGATGGTTGCGAAGCGACGAAACCGGCTTCCGTGGCGTGCTGTCTGCTGTCGTCAGCACGTCGTCGAGATGAACCTGTTGGTCGTCGATCCACTCCCCATAGCGGTCGTCGGTGAGGTCGTCGAACACTTCGTCGTCGGGGATGACGCGGCCTTCTTCCGGATCGGCGAGGAAGAGCTGACCTGGCTGAAGCCGCCCACGCTCTTCGATCTCTTCGGGATCTATGTCGAGCGCCCCGGCCTCGCTGGCCACGATCAGACGGTTGTCCGTCGTGACGTCGTACCGACACGGGCGCAGCCCGTTGCGGTCAAGCACCGCGCCGACGCGCTCGCCGTCGGTCGCCGCGACGAGGGCGGGTCCGTCCCACGGCTCGACCAGCGAAGCGTGGAAGTCGTACCACTCTCTGCGACCTTCGTCCATCGATTCGTCGCCGCGCCAGGCCTCCGGGACGAGCATCCGTAGCGCGTGCGCCAGATCTCGGCCGTCCTGCATGAGCAACTCGAGGGCGTTGTCGACGCTTGCGGTGTCGGACTGGTCGGGGTCGTCGATGATCGGCTTGACTGCCTCGAGGTCCTCGAGTACGTCGCTCTCGATGTCGGTCTCTCGGGCGCGCATCCAGTTGACGTTACCCTGGATAGTGTTGAACTCGCCGTTGTGGACGATGTTCCGGTAGGGATGAGCGAGATGCCAGGCACCGAGCGTGTTCGTCGAGAACCGCTCGTGAACCATGACGAAATTCGACTGCAGTCGCTCGTCGGTGAGATCCGGGTAGTACGCGGGCACCTGCTCGCCTTTGAGCAACCCTTTATACACCAGCGTTTTCGAGTCGAGTGAGCAGACGTAGAATCGGTCGGCACCGTCGGCGGTGGCGTTTTCAACGGCGTCTCCGTGAGCGTCGCGAGCTGAGGCTCGCCGAGCACGTTGCTCGACGGCGTTTTCGAGCGCTCGGCGGGCGACGTAGAGTCGGCGGTCGAACGCGTCACCAGTGACGTCGTCCTGCGGTGTGACAACGACTTGCCAGACGTCGGGTTCGGACTCGAGGGCCGTCTCTCCGAGGTCGTCGTTGCTCGTCGGGACGTCGCGCCACTCGAGGACGTCGAGGTCGTAGCTTTCGAATGTGTCCTCCGCGAGTGAGACGAGTTCTGCACGCACAGTGTCGTCCTGTGGGAAGAAAATAGAACCGACGGCGTAGGTCTCCGGCAGGTCGGTCTCGAGAACATCGGCGAAGAACTCGTGGGGGAGCTGGAGCATGATCCCGGCCCCATCTCCGGTGTTTTTCTCAGCCCCGGTCGTGCCGCGATGTTCCAGGTTTACCAGTAGTTCGAGTCCGTCGGCGACGACGTCGTGACCTCGACCGCCCTCGAGGTCCATGACGACGCCGACGCCACAGTTCGACCGTTCGTCCTCGAGGTCAGCGAGACCCCGCGAACGGTCGGCCGATGGCGCTCTGTGTGGCTGTGACATATACACCACTTGTGGTATCTCCTATATGAGGCTGGCCCATAATGACTAAGTGTATTATTAGCTCATATAGTTGTGTATAAGGTGTATGGGCATGTTTAGACACCAGTACGGGATCGGGTTCGGCACCAGTATTCGAGTTCGAGCCGGGCGGCGCTCGTCGAAGTAGACTCCCAGCGGTATACCCGATTATGGCCCAGTCAACGAGCTTATGAACTGAGTGGGCGACAATATGTGTGCCGATAGCATACACAGCATCCGGTCAGTGAACGAATCATGACCCGATGGAGTGGCTACTGGACAGTTTCGGTTGCACGGAAAGTGTCAGAGGCACGTAGTGCCCACCCCGGCAGAGTGAACACCACAGACATAGATGACGGATCCAGTGGTAAGCACTCTTGGGTTAAAGAATTAGGTTTGAGAGAGATTCAATGGCAGGGGCGGCCGGGGCAGGGCGGGAAGACGAGTGGCGGACCGGCGACAGCGGTGAGTCGTCCGTCGGCGATAGCGACGGCTTGCCTATCGACGGCAATGGTGGTTCGCCTGTCGACGGTACGAATGGCTCACCGGTCGACGGCAGCGACAGCTTACGACACAGTGTCGACACGTCACAGCAAACAAAACCGTCGAACGGGCTCGAGAACCGTTTCGTCGGCCCAGCATCTCACATGGACTCGAGGGAGTCGCCTCGAGTGTCCGGACTCGTCAGTACGACTTC of Natrarchaeobaculum sulfurireducens contains these proteins:
- the gltB gene encoding glutamate synthase large subunit; its protein translation is MSQPHRAPSADRSRGLADLEDERSNCGVGVVMDLEGGRGHDVVADGLELLVNLEHRGTTGAEKNTGDGAGIMLQLPHEFFADVLETDLPETYAVGSIFFPQDDTVRAELVSLAEDTFESYDLDVLEWRDVPTSNDDLGETALESEPDVWQVVVTPQDDVTGDAFDRRLYVARRALENAVEQRARRASARDAHGDAVENATADGADRFYVCSLDSKTLVYKGLLKGEQVPAYYPDLTDERLQSNFVMVHERFSTNTLGAWHLAHPYRNIVHNGEFNTIQGNVNWMRARETDIESDVLEDLEAVKPIIDDPDQSDTASVDNALELLMQDGRDLAHALRMLVPEAWRGDESMDEGRREWYDFHASLVEPWDGPALVAATDGERVGAVLDRNGLRPCRYDVTTDNRLIVASEAGALDIDPEEIEERGRLQPGQLFLADPEEGRVIPDDEVFDDLTDDRYGEWIDDQQVHLDDVLTTADSTPRKPVSSLRNHQAAFGYTHDELENMIEPMTQKGKDPVGSMGDDTPLSVLTEYNRPLFSYFKQLFAQVTNPPLDYIREELVTSLESRLGFQRNLLDESPAHARQLVLDSPILTDAELEAIRDSDANGMTAATVDVTYEPTSEEPGPDLEAAIERVREDVVEAIDEDGHEIIVLSDRRVGVDRVAIPSLLATGAVHHHLVRNGLRNHVGLVVESADPRTVHHFATLVGYGAGAVNPYLAYQTIEDLTAGPQGADTEVAIDAYVGAVEDGLLKIMAKMGISTVESYQGAQIFEAVGLDSGLVADYFEGTENRTEGIGLAELESDLRERHAVAFETDEESTLERSGEFNHRKQGIHHQWNPETVGTLQQAVRSGDYERYQEFAELVNDQQETLQTLRGLLEFDSDRESIPIEEVEPIEEIVRRFSTAAMSLGSLSPEAHENNSIAMNRIGGKSNSGEGGEPPERFGTERECTVKQVASGRFGVTSTYLSSADELQIKMAQGSKPGEGGHLPGEKVNEMIAHVRKSTPGVGLISPPPLHDIYSIEDLKQLIFDLKTANEDADINVKLVSEAGIGTIAAGVAKANADVVHISGHSGGTGASPRTSIKHAGLPWELGLAEANQMLCATGLRDRIRVSTDGGLMTGRDVAVAALLGAEEYIFGTSSLVAEGCVMARQCHNNTCPVGIATQRGDLRKRFPGEPENVINYMTFIAQELREIMAELGFATVDEMVGAVDVLAQRQDVEHPKARTLDLSAVLATPEGDVRRKIRDQDHGLENQLDRDLIEAAPEAIDEKTPVALAADVTNVDRTVGAMLSNRITSRYGETGLPEDTITVDLEGTAGQSFGAFLASGVSLHLEGSANDYVGKGLSGGKITVRTPESAGYEPTENVAIGNVALYGSTGGQLYVNGVTGERFAVRNSGAKAVVEGVGDHGCEYMTGGVVAVLGETGKNFAAGMSGGVAYVFDPDETFEDRANTEMVSLHDDLEDEDEAMLRRLVENHVAYTGSERGRDLLENWEATLESFVKVMPEAYHAAITEQGSDDVRSELPEAPGGDAEADSVGFAASDD